In Mucilaginibacter celer, one DNA window encodes the following:
- the mutS gene encoding DNA mismatch repair protein MutS, whose protein sequence is MAKDTTKETPLMQQYNAIKVKYPGALLLFRVGDFYETFGEDAVKAAGILGIVLTRRANGAATHIELAGFPHHSLDTYLPKLVRAGQRVAICDQLEDPKTTKTIVKRGVTELVTPGVATNDNILHQKSNNYLASLHFEKNSIGIALIDISTGEFMTAQGNSDYIDKLLQSFSPSEVIYPKSRTRDFKDTYGDRFYTYALDEWPYSGDYANETLLKHFGVKSLKGFGIDKLNLGIIAAGVAIHYLNETEHRNLGHISAISRIEEDRYLWLDRFSIRNLELVGSANENAMTLVDVLDHTCSPMGARLLRRWIVMPLKQIKAINDRLGVVEYLIGNEELREELLQFLRQIGDLERLISKIGLQKANPREVCQLKKALTAIAQIKRIAENSESAPLRAIGEQLNPCTLICEKIERELNPEPPVMLVKGSVMNEGINDELDRLRKIAFGGKGYLLEIQKREAELTGIPSLKVSFNNVFGYYLEVTHAHRDKVPTEWIRKQTLVNAERYITPELKEYEEQILGAEEKILALETQLYNDLLYSLAEYIKPIQLNAQLIARLDVLLNFASISIKNYYVKPEINESKVLDIKGGRHPVIEKNLPIGEEYITNSVYLDSETQQIIIITGPNMAGKSALLRQTGLIVLMAQMGCFVPAREATIGLVDKIFTRVGASDNLSSGESTFMVEMNETASILNNLSDRSLILLDEIGRGTSTYDGISIAWSIAEYLHNHPTARAKTLFATHYHELNELSNSFNRIKNFNVSVKEVGQQIIFLRKLVPGGSEHSFGIHVAKLAGMPSKVLSRANEILKKLENERTGGEHIKESIRKVQKQAVQMQMFSIDDPVLVKIRDTLNNLDVNTLTPVEALMKLDEIQRVVKS, encoded by the coding sequence TTGGCTAAAGATACTACCAAAGAAACCCCTTTAATGCAGCAATACAATGCTATAAAGGTAAAGTACCCCGGTGCTTTGCTGCTGTTTAGGGTGGGCGATTTTTACGAAACATTTGGCGAAGACGCCGTAAAGGCTGCCGGTATTTTAGGCATTGTACTTACCCGCCGGGCCAACGGTGCCGCAACGCATATTGAGTTGGCCGGTTTTCCGCACCACTCGCTGGATACCTATCTGCCCAAACTGGTGAGGGCCGGGCAGCGCGTGGCCATCTGCGATCAGCTTGAAGATCCCAAAACCACCAAAACTATCGTTAAACGCGGCGTAACCGAACTGGTTACCCCCGGCGTTGCTACTAACGATAATATCCTGCATCAAAAAAGCAATAACTACCTTGCTTCGCTGCATTTTGAAAAAAACAGTATCGGTATTGCGCTCATAGATATCTCAACCGGCGAGTTCATGACTGCCCAGGGCAACAGCGATTATATTGATAAGCTGCTGCAAAGTTTTTCGCCCAGCGAGGTGATTTACCCCAAAAGCCGCACCCGCGATTTTAAGGATACCTACGGCGACCGCTTTTATACCTACGCCCTGGACGAGTGGCCTTACAGCGGCGATTATGCCAACGAAACCCTGCTTAAACACTTCGGTGTAAAATCGCTTAAAGGTTTCGGCATTGATAAACTGAACTTAGGTATTATAGCTGCCGGCGTAGCTATCCATTATCTTAACGAAACCGAGCACCGCAACCTTGGCCATATTTCGGCTATCAGCAGGATTGAGGAAGACCGGTATTTGTGGCTCGACAGGTTTAGCATCCGTAACCTGGAGCTGGTAGGTTCGGCCAACGAAAACGCCATGACCCTGGTTGATGTGCTTGATCATACCTGCTCGCCCATGGGAGCCCGTTTGCTGCGCCGCTGGATAGTGATGCCGCTTAAACAGATCAAGGCTATTAATGATCGTTTAGGCGTGGTTGAGTACCTGATAGGCAACGAAGAACTGCGCGAAGAACTGTTGCAATTCCTTCGGCAAATAGGCGACTTAGAAAGGCTCATCTCCAAAATCGGCCTGCAAAAAGCCAACCCGCGCGAGGTTTGCCAGCTTAAAAAGGCGCTAACCGCCATAGCACAGATTAAACGCATAGCCGAAAACTCGGAAAGCGCACCATTGCGTGCCATTGGCGAGCAGCTAAACCCCTGCACGCTGATCTGCGAAAAAATTGAACGTGAACTAAACCCCGAGCCGCCGGTGATGCTGGTAAAAGGTTCGGTAATGAATGAGGGGATTAATGACGAGCTGGACAGGCTGCGTAAAATTGCTTTCGGCGGAAAAGGCTACCTGCTGGAGATCCAGAAACGTGAGGCCGAGCTTACCGGCATTCCATCGCTCAAAGTATCATTTAATAATGTGTTTGGCTATTACCTTGAGGTAACCCATGCCCATCGTGATAAGGTACCAACCGAGTGGATCCGCAAGCAAACGCTGGTAAATGCCGAGCGTTACATCACCCCCGAACTCAAAGAATACGAAGAGCAGATTTTAGGTGCTGAAGAAAAGATCCTCGCCCTCGAAACGCAGCTTTATAACGATTTACTGTACTCGCTTGCAGAGTATATCAAACCTATCCAGCTTAACGCCCAGCTGATTGCCCGTTTGGATGTGCTGCTTAACTTTGCCAGCATCTCTATAAAAAACTATTATGTTAAGCCGGAGATAAACGAAAGTAAGGTACTGGATATTAAAGGTGGCCGCCACCCGGTTATCGAAAAAAATCTGCCGATAGGCGAAGAGTACATTACCAACAGCGTTTACCTTGATTCGGAAACGCAACAGATCATCATCATTACCGGTCCTAACATGGCGGGTAAATCGGCTTTGTTAAGGCAAACCGGTTTAATTGTGCTGATGGCCCAGATGGGCTGCTTTGTACCGGCCAGGGAAGCTACCATCGGTTTGGTTGATAAGATTTTTACAAGGGTAGGGGCTTCGGATAATCTTTCATCAGGCGAATCGACCTTTATGGTGGAGATGAACGAAACGGCCAGCATCCTCAACAACCTGTCCGACAGGAGCCTGATCCTGCTGGATGAAATTGGCAGGGGTACTTCAACTTATGATGGCATTTCCATCGCCTGGTCTATCGCCGAGTATCTGCATAATCATCCAACAGCAAGGGCTAAAACGCTGTTCGCCACGCATTATCATGAGCTTAACGAATTAAGCAATTCATTCAACCGTATCAAAAACTTTAATGTATCGGTTAAAGAAGTTGGCCAGCAAATTATTTTCCTGCGTAAACTGGTACCCGGCGGCAGCGAGCACAGTTTCGGGATCCACGTGGCTAAACTGGCCGGTATGCCATCCAAGGTATTGAGCCGCGCCAACGAGATCCTGAAAAAACTTGAAAACGAGCGCACCGGCGGCGAGCATATTAAGGAGAGTATCCGCAAGGTGCAAAAACAGGCTGTACAGATGCAGATGTTTTCGATTGATGATCCGGTATTGGTAAAAATCCGCGATACGCTGAACAATCTTGATGTAAATACTTTAACCCCCGTTGAGGCTTTAATGAAGTTGGATGAGATCCAAAGGGTGGTGAAGAGTTGA
- a CDS encoding LTA synthase family protein — translation MARVLFFAFNTHLFAVDGFWALLKLCYYGMAFDTTALLYTNSLFILLSVLPLKVNTRPGFQKGMAVLYFITNLLCYATNFVDIIYYRFSQVRSTKATLDVLADENNKKLLFTHFSEAYWYVVALFIICSVCWVWLYKRVKLKPQPVTDNKVYFLSSVVSFFVILTLVIGGIRGDFEHSTRPINMVDAYKHITIPNQGDIVLNTPFAIFRTLGTNNYKLQHWVDDAYISTNVKPIKQYSSQPVAKPNVVIIILESMAREYWGSMNRDVAIPGFKSYTPFLDSLSNSSLIFTNAYATGRQSIHAMSSVLAGIPSFQNAFTSSPYAKQNIQSIVSVCNDMGYQTSFFHGAANGSMGFQGFGSILGYKHYYGRTEYNNDRDFDGIWGIWDEQFFQFMGRNLTQQKQPFMATLFTLSSHDPYQLPEKYKARFTGGPLAIDKCVQYTDNALREFFNYAKTQSWYSNTIFVITADHTSQTYYPEYSKQVNRFAVPILFYSANPAYNLKGIRTDLASQMDIYPTLADLTGYHKPFRSWGRSLVSSLPNEQPKLINSTGNIYQFMQGNYTYLFDGKNFTGIFGVEDKGLDKNLMPGGLNPEMQKGMQDCKALIQDYVDRIVNGKMVAR, via the coding sequence ATGGCAAGGGTATTATTCTTTGCCTTTAACACGCATCTTTTTGCGGTTGATGGTTTTTGGGCGCTGCTTAAGTTGTGCTATTACGGTATGGCTTTTGATACCACGGCCCTGCTGTATACCAACAGTTTGTTTATATTGCTCAGCGTATTACCATTAAAGGTAAATACCCGGCCAGGCTTTCAAAAGGGGATGGCTGTTTTATACTTCATCACCAACCTGCTTTGTTATGCCACCAATTTTGTAGATATCATTTACTACCGCTTCAGCCAGGTACGATCAACCAAAGCTACACTTGATGTGCTGGCCGACGAGAATAATAAAAAGCTGCTGTTTACCCATTTTTCTGAAGCATATTGGTATGTGGTGGCATTGTTTATCATTTGTTCGGTTTGCTGGGTTTGGTTATATAAACGGGTAAAATTAAAACCACAGCCGGTAACCGATAATAAGGTGTATTTTTTATCATCGGTGGTGTCGTTTTTTGTTATCCTTACGTTGGTTATTGGCGGCATCCGTGGCGATTTTGAGCACAGCACCAGGCCCATCAATATGGTTGATGCCTATAAGCACATCACCATCCCCAACCAGGGCGATATTGTGCTGAATACCCCTTTTGCAATTTTCCGTACGCTGGGTACTAATAACTATAAATTGCAGCACTGGGTTGATGATGCCTATATCAGTACCAATGTAAAGCCTATAAAACAATATAGCAGCCAGCCAGTCGCAAAACCCAATGTGGTGATCATTATATTAGAGAGTATGGCCCGCGAATATTGGGGCAGCATGAACCGGGATGTAGCTATTCCGGGCTTTAAATCGTATACGCCGTTTCTGGATTCTTTATCAAACAGTAGTTTGATATTTACCAATGCCTATGCTACAGGCAGGCAATCTATCCACGCTATGTCCTCGGTATTGGCGGGGATTCCGTCTTTTCAAAACGCGTTCACTTCATCGCCTTATGCCAAGCAAAACATCCAGTCGATAGTATCGGTTTGTAATGATATGGGGTACCAAACTTCATTTTTTCACGGTGCGGCCAATGGTTCGATGGGATTTCAGGGTTTTGGGAGCATTTTGGGCTATAAGCATTATTATGGGCGTACAGAGTACAATAATGATCGTGATTTTGACGGCATCTGGGGGATTTGGGACGAACAATTCTTTCAGTTTATGGGGCGTAATTTAACGCAACAAAAGCAGCCTTTTATGGCTACGCTATTCACCCTTTCATCGCATGATCCATATCAGCTTCCCGAAAAATATAAAGCAAGGTTTACCGGCGGGCCGCTGGCTATTGATAAATGTGTGCAGTATACCGATAATGCGTTAAGGGAGTTTTTTAACTATGCCAAAACGCAATCCTGGTATAGCAACACCATTTTTGTGATCACTGCCGATCATACCAGCCAAACCTACTACCCTGAATACAGCAAACAGGTTAACCGCTTTGCCGTACCTATATTATTTTACAGCGCCAACCCCGCCTACAACTTAAAAGGCATCCGCACCGACCTGGCATCACAAATGGATATTTACCCAACCCTGGCCGATTTAACCGGCTATCACAAACCCTTCCGCTCATGGGGGAGGAGTTTAGTGAGCAGCCTGCCCAATGAGCAGCCCAAACTCATTAACTCCACAGGTAATATTTACCAGTTTATGCAGGGCAATTACACTTACCTGTTTGATGGAAAAAACTTTACCGGGATTTTTGGGGTAGAGGATAAAGGTTTGGATAAAAACCTGATGCCGGGCGGATTAAATCCCGAAATGCAAAAGGGCATGCAGGATTGTAAGGCCTTGATACAGGATTATGTGGATAGGATTGTGAATGGGAAGATGGTGGCGAGGTAG
- a CDS encoding oxygenase MpaB family protein translates to MTYFVDKHSIVRRIWGKADTVLFIFAGAAAEFALNKAVDWLYFTGKLPADPLGRLFSTVDYSRQILFSEHEAALKAIDRITAIHHGVESARGSQIPDWAYRDVLFLLIDLSIRSYELLEVPLTGREKKEVFDVFNRIGQRMQLKNLPADYLQYLQMRQTHLEQNLVKSEFTTDLYRQYRKHLGPIRYLILKQAQLLTVPEQVSRQLPIGRLAWLRPVLKVYKAVKHLKPGRLFRDALLPVQYKTRIRQMDTALIIN, encoded by the coding sequence ATGACATATTTCGTAGATAAACATTCCATAGTACGCCGTATCTGGGGCAAAGCAGATACAGTACTTTTTATATTTGCAGGCGCTGCTGCCGAGTTTGCTTTAAACAAGGCGGTAGACTGGCTCTACTTCACCGGCAAACTCCCTGCCGACCCATTAGGCCGCCTGTTCAGCACTGTTGATTACTCGCGCCAGATCCTTTTTTCGGAGCATGAAGCCGCTTTAAAAGCCATCGACAGAATAACAGCCATACACCATGGAGTAGAAAGTGCCCGGGGATCGCAAATACCGGATTGGGCATACCGCGATGTGTTGTTCCTCCTTATTGATCTCTCCATCCGTTCGTACGAATTACTGGAAGTCCCTCTTACCGGCCGCGAAAAAAAAGAGGTGTTTGATGTATTTAACCGCATAGGGCAACGCATGCAATTAAAAAATCTGCCGGCAGATTATCTCCAATACCTGCAAATGCGCCAAACACATCTTGAGCAAAACCTGGTAAAAAGTGAGTTTACAACCGATTTATATCGACAGTATCGAAAACACCTCGGCCCAATCCGTTACCTCATTCTTAAACAGGCGCAGTTATTAACCGTTCCTGAACAGGTAAGCCGCCAATTACCCATTGGCAGGCTTGCCTGGTTGCGGCCTGTTTTAAAAGTATACAAGGCTGTTAAGCACCTTAAACCTGGCAGGCTTTTCAGGGATGCATTGCTGCCTGTTCAATACAAAACCCGCATCCGGCAAATGGATACAGCGTTAATTATCAATTAA
- a CDS encoding DUF817 domain-containing protein: MKTIINHSGTFVYQLALSCLFPVLVFVMLGLSHLFAGILPRYDFMLMTCLLIQAALYYTGIETKDEVLVICVFHLLGLLMELFKVHYGSWVYPEFAYFKVGGVPLYSGFMYASVASFMCQAWRRLNLQIVNWPSHIITRTIGALIYVNFFTNHFIMDVRYAVGVLILYFFRRSVVIYYLQGTAYRMPAIIAFILIGFFIWLAENIATRLGAWKYAYQHHTWAMVNYQKISSWAFLVIVSFIIVAELKLLKKQTVPSILPA; encoded by the coding sequence ATGAAAACCATCATTAACCATTCAGGCACTTTTGTTTACCAGTTGGCACTTTCGTGCCTGTTTCCGGTTTTGGTGTTTGTAATGCTTGGTTTGTCGCATCTGTTTGCAGGCATCCTGCCCCGGTACGATTTTATGCTGATGACCTGTTTACTTATCCAAGCTGCGCTATATTATACCGGTATTGAAACCAAAGATGAAGTGCTGGTAATTTGTGTTTTTCATCTGCTTGGCCTTTTAATGGAACTGTTTAAAGTGCATTACGGATCATGGGTCTACCCCGAATTTGCATATTTTAAAGTTGGCGGTGTGCCGCTTTACAGCGGTTTTATGTATGCCAGCGTAGCCAGCTTTATGTGCCAGGCCTGGCGCCGGCTTAACCTGCAAATAGTGAATTGGCCCTCTCACATTATTACCCGTACCATTGGCGCACTTATCTATGTTAATTTTTTCACCAATCATTTTATAATGGATGTACGCTATGCCGTCGGTGTATTAATCTTATATTTTTTTAGGCGGTCGGTTGTCATTTATTACCTGCAAGGCACTGCTTACCGCATGCCTGCTATAATTGCCTTTATACTGATTGGCTTTTTCATTTGGCTGGCCGAGAACATAGCCACCAGGCTGGGTGCCTGGAAATACGCCTATCAGCATCATACCTGGGCTATGGTCAACTATCAAAAAATAAGTTCCTGGGCTTTTTTGGTAATTGTTAGTTTTATTATAGTAGCCGAATTAAAACTTTTAAAAAAACAAACAGTTCCATCTATCTTACCAGCCTGA
- a CDS encoding sugar O-acetyltransferase, producing the protein MTELEKMIAGQLYNAGDTELVAERSKARALFVEYNAAGYDDKETKTAILKQLLGCFKGNIDIQSPFYCDYGFNITAGENLFMNFNCIVLDCAKVTFGDNVFLAPNVQLYTAYHPVIAAERIKGPEYAAPITIGNNVWLGGGVIVCPGVTIGDNTTIGAGSVVTKDVPANVLAAGNPCRVIRAL; encoded by the coding sequence ATGACCGAACTTGAAAAAATGATAGCCGGCCAGCTTTACAATGCCGGCGATACCGAACTGGTTGCCGAACGTTCAAAAGCCCGGGCCTTATTTGTTGAGTACAACGCAGCAGGATATGATGATAAAGAAACTAAAACAGCGATTTTAAAACAGCTGCTTGGTTGTTTTAAAGGCAATATAGATATTCAATCTCCTTTTTACTGCGATTATGGGTTTAACATTACCGCCGGCGAAAACCTGTTCATGAATTTTAATTGCATTGTGCTTGATTGTGCTAAAGTTACTTTTGGCGATAATGTTTTCCTTGCACCCAACGTGCAACTATACACAGCTTATCATCCTGTAATAGCTGCCGAACGGATTAAAGGACCCGAGTATGCAGCGCCGATCACTATCGGCAACAATGTGTGGCTGGGCGGTGGGGTAATTGTTTGTCCGGGTGTTACTATTGGCGATAACACTACCATTGGGGCCGGCAGCGTTGTAACCAAAGATGTCCCGGCAAATGTTTTAGCCGCCGGTAATCCCTGCCGGGTGATCAGGGCGTTATGA
- a CDS encoding DUF6252 family protein, translating into MRKIQLLMLFVLSAIIFQGCKKDVVTSASVTSDQILAATINGTSWIPDDVTATINYDAGAKTKTFSVVGTADLKRVRWTITLADAASATDVNTFPLATYRVDATNKLRMAYLTSADGTVYNQVGTVDAGLGTVIITAIDPTKNVITGTYNLTAKKVNYNPDGTIASIETSQVQGGSFTNLPYTFTHVSN; encoded by the coding sequence ATGAGGAAAATTCAACTATTGATGCTGTTCGTTTTATCAGCTATAATATTCCAGGGCTGTAAAAAGGACGTTGTTACTTCTGCTTCTGTTACCTCCGATCAAATACTTGCTGCCACTATAAACGGTACTTCATGGATTCCTGATGATGTTACTGCTACCATAAATTATGATGCCGGTGCCAAAACCAAAACTTTTAGCGTGGTTGGTACAGCCGATCTTAAGCGCGTTAGGTGGACGATTACGCTGGCCGATGCCGCCAGTGCTACTGATGTCAATACTTTTCCGCTTGCTACTTATCGTGTTGATGCTACCAATAAGTTAAGAATGGCTTATCTTACATCGGCCGATGGTACTGTTTACAATCAGGTGGGCACCGTAGATGCGGGTTTAGGCACAGTTATTATCACGGCTATTGACCCTACAAAAAATGTAATTACCGGAACTTACAACCTTACTGCCAAAAAAGTAAACTATAACCCCGATGGTACTATTGCATCAATAGAAACATCACAAGTTCAGGGTGGTTCATTTACTAATCTGCCTTACACGTTTACACACGTGAGTAACTAA
- a CDS encoding pyrimidine/purine nucleoside phosphorylase, translating to MINVNEYFEGAVKSLAYTTPQGRSTIGVIEPGEYEFGTSSHETMTVIEGALEALLPGASEWKTYTNGQVFEVEANTSFKVKTSVQSSYLCVYR from the coding sequence ATGATAAACGTAAACGAATACTTTGAAGGTGCAGTTAAATCGCTGGCCTACACCACTCCGCAGGGTCGCTCAACCATAGGTGTTATTGAACCCGGCGAATACGAATTTGGCACCTCAAGCCATGAAACCATGACGGTTATTGAAGGTGCGCTGGAAGCGTTATTACCTGGCGCAAGCGAATGGAAAACTTATACTAACGGGCAAGTATTTGAAGTTGAAGCCAATACATCTTTCAAAGTAAAAACCAGCGTGCAGAGTTCGTATCTGTGTGTTTATAGGTAG